Proteins encoded within one genomic window of Rossellomorea vietnamensis:
- a CDS encoding alanine/glycine:cation symporter family protein, giving the protein MELLTSIVGTLNDYMWSYILIVALIGLGLYFSLRTRFAQFRYLGEMGRLLTDKTTISSEGKRGISSFQAFTISTASRVGTGNLAGVATAIAGGGPGAVFWMWLIALLGGATSFVESTLAQIYKVKDGKDGYRGGPAYYMEKGLNARWMGILFAIIITFCFGLVFNSVQSNTISLAMEEAYSFDRMTVGIILAVLTALVIFGGVKRIASVTQIVVPIMAVLYLILAFYILVTNITMLPDMFVVIFENAFGIREVASGGVGAAIMMGIKRGLFSNEAGMGSAPNAAASAGVTHPVKQGLIQTLGVFTDTLLICTATAFMIILSDQYTTGIDGIQLTQAALSFHVGAWADTFVAVAIFLFAFSSIIGNYYYGETNIEFIKYSPVSLFIYRIAVLGMVIFGAVVKLDIVWSLADLFMGLMAIINLIAITLLAKIAIAALRDYREQKRQGKDPVFYSDSISGLKGIESWEAKPEAREQQ; this is encoded by the coding sequence ATGGAGTTATTAACAAGTATCGTAGGCACCTTGAATGATTATATGTGGTCATACATACTAATCGTGGCATTAATCGGACTCGGATTATATTTCTCGCTACGCACACGATTCGCACAGTTCCGTTATTTAGGAGAAATGGGGAGACTATTAACGGATAAAACGACCATTTCTTCAGAAGGAAAACGAGGGATTTCTTCTTTCCAGGCATTCACCATCAGTACGGCTTCGCGAGTCGGTACCGGTAACCTTGCCGGTGTGGCAACAGCGATCGCAGGCGGAGGGCCTGGAGCTGTGTTCTGGATGTGGCTGATCGCCTTACTCGGTGGAGCAACCAGTTTCGTGGAAAGTACACTCGCTCAGATCTACAAAGTGAAAGACGGAAAGGACGGTTATCGTGGTGGGCCTGCTTACTACATGGAAAAAGGATTAAATGCCCGTTGGATGGGGATTCTGTTTGCCATCATCATCACCTTCTGTTTTGGTCTTGTATTTAACTCTGTCCAATCCAATACCATTTCACTTGCTATGGAAGAAGCCTATTCATTCGATCGAATGACAGTCGGCATCATTCTTGCAGTGCTAACTGCACTCGTCATTTTCGGTGGGGTCAAGCGGATCGCGAGTGTCACTCAAATCGTCGTTCCGATCATGGCCGTTCTTTATCTGATCCTTGCTTTCTATATTCTGGTCACCAACATCACCATGCTTCCAGACATGTTTGTGGTCATCTTTGAGAATGCATTCGGTATTCGAGAAGTAGCAAGCGGCGGAGTAGGAGCAGCCATCATGATGGGAATCAAGCGTGGATTATTCTCGAATGAAGCGGGTATGGGTAGTGCACCTAACGCAGCAGCGTCTGCAGGGGTTACGCACCCTGTTAAACAAGGATTGATCCAAACGCTGGGTGTCTTCACAGATACGTTACTGATATGTACGGCTACTGCCTTCATGATCATCTTATCCGATCAATATACAACCGGGATCGATGGCATTCAACTGACACAGGCAGCTTTGAGCTTCCATGTGGGTGCATGGGCGGATACCTTTGTCGCAGTCGCCATATTCCTGTTCGCTTTCAGTTCAATCATCGGAAACTACTATTACGGGGAAACCAATATCGAATTCATTAAATACAGTCCGGTCTCACTGTTTATCTATCGAATCGCGGTTCTGGGCATGGTGATATTCGGAGCCGTTGTGAAACTCGATATCGTATGGAGCTTAGCCGATTTATTCATGGGTCTGATGGCCATCATCAACTTGATTGCCATTACATTACTAGCCAAAATTGCCATTGCTGCGTTAAGGGATTATAGAGAGCAAAAAAGGCAGGGGAAAGATCCTGTTTTCTACTCTGATTCGATTAGTGGGTTAAAGGGCATTGAAAGCTGGGAAGCAAAGCCAGAAGCAAGAGAACAACAATAG
- the parC gene encoding DNA topoisomerase IV subunit A, with product MTTVERYQDLPLEEVLGDRFGRYSKYIIQERALPDARDGLKPVQRRILYAMYVDGNTQEKGFRKSAKTVGNVIGNYHPHGDTSVYDAMVRMSQTWKVRNYLVEMHGNNGSVDGDPPAAMRYTEARLSAISMELLRDIDKKTVEFVPNFDDTSSEPTVLPSRFPNLLVNGSTGISAGYATDIPPHHLGEVIDAAIMRMDKPESTVDDLMTVLKGPDFPTGGIIQGVDGIRKAYETGKGKVVVRGKADIENIRGSKQQIVITEIPYEINKANLVKKMDEFRVDRKVEGIAEVRDETDRDGMRIVIELKKDADASGVLNYLYKNSDLQITYNFNMVAIHNRRPKLMGLRELLDAYIQHQKEVVTNRTKHDLNKAKDRQHIVEGLMKALSILDQVIATIRASKDKRDAKDNLIQKFQFTEAQSEAIVSLQLYRLTNTDITALQAEAEELAKTIEELTAILESESKLYSVIKKELKAIKKQFADARRTQIEEKIEEIKINLEVLIASEDVMVTVTRDGYMKRTSLRSYSASNGQDLAMKETDRLLGQYEMNTTDVLLVFTNKGNYIYCPVHELPDIRWKDLGQHVGNIVPIDRDEQVLKAIPIKEFDPSYYLLFVTKNGMIKRSELPQYKAQRYSRPLVGINLKGDDELVDVHITDGSHDVFIATHLSYGLWFAEEDVNIVGPRAAGVKGVNLKDDDFVVSGKIIRDPAKDFIFLATQRGAVKKMKLAEFEKTSRAKRGVIMLRELKSNPHRVVSIEAVKDTDKVGLLTTKGKTEEVNVSDLRPNDRYSNGSFVIDEGESGSVCETWSESRSSEVKE from the coding sequence ATGACAACTGTAGAAAGATATCAAGACTTACCTCTGGAAGAGGTGCTTGGCGACCGATTTGGCCGTTATAGTAAATACATCATCCAGGAGCGTGCATTACCGGATGCACGTGATGGATTAAAACCGGTACAAAGGCGTATTCTTTACGCAATGTATGTGGATGGGAACACTCAGGAGAAAGGGTTCCGGAAATCAGCGAAAACCGTCGGTAACGTTATTGGTAACTATCATCCCCATGGTGATACATCTGTGTATGATGCCATGGTACGGATGAGTCAAACGTGGAAGGTCCGCAACTACCTGGTTGAAATGCATGGGAACAACGGGAGTGTCGACGGAGATCCGCCGGCTGCGATGCGTTACACCGAAGCCCGCCTTTCTGCGATATCCATGGAGCTTCTTCGTGACATCGATAAAAAAACCGTGGAGTTTGTTCCGAACTTCGATGATACATCAAGTGAACCGACTGTATTGCCGTCACGGTTCCCGAACTTACTCGTCAACGGTTCCACCGGTATTTCGGCAGGTTATGCAACGGATATCCCGCCTCATCACCTCGGTGAAGTGATTGATGCAGCCATCATGCGGATGGACAAACCTGAGAGTACAGTCGATGACCTTATGACGGTCTTAAAAGGACCGGACTTCCCGACAGGGGGCATCATCCAAGGGGTGGATGGCATCCGGAAAGCCTATGAAACCGGAAAAGGAAAGGTTGTCGTCAGAGGGAAAGCAGATATCGAAAACATCCGTGGCAGCAAACAACAGATCGTCATTACGGAAATCCCTTATGAAATCAATAAAGCCAATCTCGTCAAAAAAATGGATGAATTCCGTGTGGATCGGAAAGTGGAAGGAATTGCAGAAGTCCGCGATGAAACGGATCGCGATGGGATGCGCATCGTCATTGAACTGAAAAAAGATGCGGATGCATCAGGTGTTTTAAACTACCTCTATAAAAACAGCGATCTCCAAATCACCTATAACTTCAATATGGTTGCCATACATAATAGACGTCCTAAGTTGATGGGATTACGTGAACTGCTCGATGCTTACATACAGCATCAAAAGGAAGTGGTGACCAATCGGACCAAGCATGATCTAAATAAAGCAAAGGACCGACAGCATATCGTTGAAGGTCTTATGAAAGCACTGTCTATATTGGATCAGGTGATTGCAACTATCCGTGCTTCAAAGGATAAACGTGATGCAAAGGATAACTTAATCCAGAAGTTCCAGTTTACAGAAGCACAGTCTGAAGCGATAGTCAGCTTGCAGCTTTATCGTTTGACGAATACAGACATTACCGCCCTTCAGGCAGAAGCGGAAGAATTGGCGAAGACGATCGAAGAACTTACGGCAATACTGGAAAGTGAAAGCAAACTTTACAGTGTGATCAAAAAAGAACTAAAAGCAATCAAAAAGCAATTTGCTGACGCCAGACGAACTCAAATCGAGGAAAAAATCGAAGAAATCAAAATCAATCTGGAAGTGCTGATTGCAAGTGAAGATGTCATGGTCACCGTGACCCGGGATGGATATATGAAACGAACCAGCCTTCGTTCTTATTCTGCATCAAATGGTCAGGATCTTGCCATGAAAGAAACAGACAGGCTCCTGGGACAATATGAAATGAATACAACAGATGTCCTTCTCGTATTTACCAACAAAGGGAACTATATTTATTGTCCTGTCCATGAGCTTCCGGATATCAGATGGAAGGATCTTGGTCAGCATGTAGGGAATATTGTCCCGATCGACCGGGATGAGCAGGTTCTTAAAGCGATTCCGATTAAGGAATTTGACCCGTCGTACTACTTACTGTTTGTCACAAAGAACGGTATGATCAAGAGGTCAGAGCTGCCTCAATATAAAGCACAACGATATTCCCGTCCACTGGTGGGAATCAATCTTAAAGGTGACGATGAGCTCGTGGATGTCCATATAACAGATGGATCACATGATGTTTTCATTGCCACGCACTTAAGCTACGGCCTTTGGTTCGCAGAAGAAGATGTGAACATCGTCGGACCAAGGGCAGCGGGAGTGAAAGGGGTCAACCTCAAGGATGATGACTTTGTCGTATCCGGTAAGATCATAAGAGACCCAGCGAAAGACTTCATTTTCCTTGCTACGCAGCGTGGGGCCGTGAAGAAAATGAAACTTGCGGAATTCGAAAAAACGTCACGTGCTAAACGCGGAGTCATCATGCTTCGGGAATTGAAATCCAATCCTCATCGTGTAGTGAGCATAGAAGCAGTGAAAGATACAGATAAAGTAGGGCTACTAACAACAAAAGGAAAAACAGAAGAGGTAAATGTTTCAGACCTTCGACCAAATGACCGTTATTCAAATGGTTCATTTGTGATTGATGAAGGGGAGAGCGGCTCCGTCTGTGAAACCTGGTCAGAATCCCGTTCATCCGAAGTAAAAGAATAG
- the parE gene encoding DNA topoisomerase IV subunit B translates to MDYNDDAIQVLEGLEAVRKRPGMYIGSTDSRGLHHLVYEIVDNSVDEALAGFGNEIIVTIHKDNSISVQDKGRGMPTGMHKLGKPTPEVILTVLHAGGKFGQGGYKTSGGLHGVGASVVNALSEWLVVTIERDGMKYEQRFTNGGKPETTLEKIGKTKKSGTCIHFKPDPEIFSNTTYNYETLCERLRESAFLLKGLKIEIIDERHDQKEVFHFESGIQAFVQYLNEEKDVLHNVAFFEGEHHTIEVEFSFQFNDGFSENILSFVNNVRTKDGGTHEAGAKTAMTRVFNEYARKAGILKDRDKNLEGTDIREGLASIVSVRIPEHLLQFEGQTKGKLGTSEARSAVDAVVSEHLLYFLEENPDTSSLLIKKSIKAAQAREAARKAREDARNGKKRKRSETVLSGKLTPAQSRNPQRNELYLVEGDSAGGSAKQGRDRKFQAILPLRGKVINTEKAKLQDIFKNEEINTIIHAIGGGVGPEFNVDDINYDKIVIMTDADTDGAHIQVLLLTFFYRYMKPLLEAGKVYIALPPLYKVSKGTGKKQKLEYAWTDDELQGAISKVGKGYMIQRYKGLGEMNADQLWETTMDPETRALIRVRIDDAARAERRVTTLMGDKVEPRRKWIESNVAFGLEEDGSILENENITVREEG, encoded by the coding sequence ATGGATTACAATGATGATGCCATTCAAGTATTAGAAGGCTTAGAAGCCGTCCGTAAGAGACCTGGTATGTATATAGGCTCTACGGATTCAAGAGGCTTGCATCATTTAGTATACGAAATTGTCGATAACTCAGTCGATGAAGCATTAGCAGGCTTCGGGAATGAGATAATTGTTACGATACATAAAGATAATAGCATTTCAGTCCAAGATAAAGGCCGGGGTATGCCGACGGGAATGCATAAGCTCGGAAAGCCGACACCTGAAGTCATCCTGACTGTTCTTCATGCAGGAGGGAAATTCGGGCAGGGAGGCTATAAAACAAGTGGTGGACTCCATGGTGTAGGGGCTTCTGTTGTAAACGCACTGTCCGAGTGGCTTGTCGTCACGATCGAACGGGATGGCATGAAATATGAACAGCGTTTCACTAATGGCGGTAAACCCGAAACCACCCTCGAAAAGATCGGTAAGACCAAAAAATCAGGAACATGCATCCATTTCAAACCTGATCCCGAGATTTTCAGCAATACCACTTATAATTACGAAACACTATGCGAACGCCTGCGGGAATCTGCTTTCCTGTTAAAAGGGTTGAAAATCGAAATCATCGATGAACGTCATGATCAGAAAGAAGTCTTTCATTTTGAAAGCGGGATCCAGGCATTTGTTCAATACCTGAACGAAGAAAAAGATGTCCTTCATAACGTAGCCTTCTTTGAAGGGGAACATCATACCATTGAAGTGGAGTTTTCCTTTCAATTCAATGATGGATTTTCTGAGAACATATTATCCTTTGTAAACAATGTCCGTACTAAAGACGGCGGAACCCATGAAGCCGGAGCGAAGACGGCCATGACCCGTGTCTTTAATGAGTACGCACGTAAAGCGGGAATTCTAAAGGACAGGGATAAAAATCTAGAAGGGACCGATATTCGTGAAGGACTGGCGAGTATCGTTTCTGTACGTATACCAGAACATCTTCTTCAATTCGAAGGGCAGACAAAAGGGAAACTCGGGACAAGCGAAGCACGATCAGCCGTTGATGCAGTCGTGTCAGAGCACCTTCTTTATTTCTTAGAAGAGAACCCTGATACCAGTTCCCTTCTTATCAAGAAATCCATTAAAGCGGCCCAGGCCCGTGAAGCGGCACGTAAAGCAAGAGAAGATGCACGAAATGGAAAGAAGCGTAAGCGTTCTGAAACCGTCCTATCCGGTAAGTTAACACCTGCCCAATCAAGAAATCCACAGCGTAACGAGCTTTATCTGGTGGAAGGGGATTCAGCAGGAGGTTCTGCAAAGCAAGGACGCGACCGCAAATTCCAGGCGATTCTTCCACTTCGGGGAAAAGTCATCAATACGGAGAAAGCCAAACTTCAGGACATCTTTAAAAATGAAGAAATCAACACGATCATCCATGCCATAGGCGGTGGAGTCGGTCCTGAATTCAATGTGGACGACATCAATTATGACAAGATTGTCATCATGACCGATGCGGACACGGATGGAGCCCATATACAGGTACTCTTACTGACCTTCTTTTACCGGTATATGAAACCATTGTTAGAAGCGGGAAAAGTGTATATTGCACTTCCACCCCTGTACAAGGTGAGCAAGGGAACCGGGAAGAAACAGAAACTTGAATATGCATGGACGGATGATGAGCTTCAAGGGGCCATCTCCAAAGTAGGGAAAGGATATATGATCCAGCGTTATAAAGGTCTTGGAGAGATGAACGCAGATCAACTGTGGGAGACGACGATGGATCCCGAGACACGGGCGTTGATCCGGGTACGCATTGATGATGCTGCGCGAGCAGAACGCCGTGTGACCACTCTTATGGGTGACAAAGTAGAACCTCGCCGTAAATGGATTGAAAGCAATGTAGCCTTTGGATTGGAAGAAGACGGAAGCATTCTCGAAAACGAAAACATTACGGTCCGAGAGGAGGGGTAA
- a CDS encoding CoA-binding protein, whose translation MENPSRQEIGNILKQSKRIAVIGLSDNPERTSYMVSKAMQDQGYEIIPVNPTIESALGVKAVSTLKEIEGPVDIVNVFRRSEFLPQIAEEFDQIDSNVFWAQLGVMNEEAYRFLKERGYTVIMDRCIKVEHALTK comes from the coding sequence ATGGAAAATCCATCACGACAAGAAATCGGAAACATCCTGAAACAATCCAAACGCATCGCAGTCATTGGTTTAAGTGATAATCCTGAACGGACATCCTATATGGTGTCTAAAGCCATGCAGGACCAGGGATATGAGATCATTCCCGTTAACCCTACCATCGAGTCGGCGTTGGGTGTAAAGGCTGTATCCACCCTGAAGGAGATCGAAGGACCTGTTGATATCGTCAACGTATTTCGCCGCTCAGAATTTTTACCTCAAATCGCGGAAGAATTCGACCAGATCGATTCAAACGTATTTTGGGCGCAACTTGGTGTCATGAATGAAGAGGCATATCGCTTTTTAAAGGAACGTGGGTATACAGTCATTATGGATCGCTGTATTAAGGTTGAACATGCTTTAACCAAATAA
- a CDS encoding glycine betaine ABC transporter substrate-binding protein: MKKKLQGFIILTVLSILIAGCGNGGDKDTITVSGKMWTEQFILTQMMAELLKEKTDLDIKVEEGLGEVSILTPALEKGDIDVYVEYTGTGLEAVLKEQAKEGASADEILSQVRKGYEKKFDVTWLKPLGFENTYTLAYTGNQDFDAKTFSDIVPLSKDLSFGAPHQFYEREGDGYDAFSEAYGFEFKEKKSFDPNIMYEAVKNGDVDIIPAFTTDGRIQRYKLKTTEDDKGFFPPYDAAPIIRQEVLKEHPEVKKVLNELAGKISEEEMSEMNAKVDMDKQDPKDVAREFLISKGLIKK, from the coding sequence ATGAAAAAGAAATTACAAGGTTTTATCATACTCACTGTATTATCCATCCTCATCGCAGGGTGCGGAAATGGCGGGGATAAAGATACTATCACCGTTTCAGGAAAGATGTGGACGGAGCAATTCATCCTTACGCAAATGATGGCTGAACTTCTCAAAGAAAAGACAGATCTTGATATAAAAGTCGAAGAAGGGTTAGGGGAAGTATCGATCCTCACACCAGCCCTTGAAAAAGGCGACATTGATGTCTATGTGGAATATACAGGTACCGGCCTTGAAGCGGTCTTGAAAGAACAAGCAAAAGAAGGCGCTTCAGCAGATGAAATCCTTTCACAAGTGCGTAAAGGCTATGAGAAAAAGTTCGATGTCACCTGGTTGAAGCCACTTGGCTTTGAAAATACGTATACGCTTGCTTATACCGGAAATCAGGACTTCGATGCAAAGACTTTCTCAGATATCGTGCCACTTTCCAAAGACTTGAGCTTCGGTGCACCACACCAGTTCTATGAACGCGAAGGGGACGGATACGATGCCTTCAGTGAAGCATATGGATTCGAATTCAAAGAAAAGAAAAGCTTTGACCCGAACATTATGTATGAAGCTGTTAAGAACGGGGATGTAGACATTATTCCTGCTTTTACAACCGATGGACGGATTCAGCGTTACAAGTTAAAAACGACAGAGGATGATAAAGGATTCTTCCCACCATACGATGCTGCACCGATCATTCGTCAAGAAGTACTGAAAGAGCATCCTGAAGTAAAGAAAGTGTTGAATGAATTAGCAGGCAAAATCTCGGAAGAAGAAATGAGCGAAATGAATGCTAAAGTGGATATGGATAAACAAGATCCCAAAGATGTCGCACGTGAATTCCTTATATCCAAAGGCTTGATCAAAAAGTAA
- a CDS encoding ABC transporter permease, which produces MNTFPLLFIQTISNRSDAILTGLFEHLYLSFVSIFIAIAISLPLGIYISRKKQSAEFFIGITAVFQTIPSLALFGFLIPLLGTGSITAIIALTVYALLPILRNTYTGIIGVDEGVIEAGRGMGMTNSQLLFKVELPLALPFIMAGIRTATVLTVGVATLATFVGAGGLGDLIYRGLSTWNNALVLAGAIPAALLALGFDFILKILERLTTPKGLKARK; this is translated from the coding sequence ATGAATACATTTCCCCTCCTGTTCATCCAAACCATTTCAAACCGGTCGGATGCTATCTTAACGGGATTATTTGAACATCTTTATTTATCTTTTGTGTCGATTTTCATCGCGATTGCGATATCCCTGCCTCTGGGTATTTACATATCACGAAAGAAGCAATCGGCCGAATTTTTCATCGGGATCACAGCTGTTTTTCAAACGATACCAAGTCTGGCCCTTTTCGGATTTCTTATTCCCCTCCTTGGTACGGGCAGTATCACGGCGATCATTGCCCTGACGGTATATGCACTTCTTCCGATCCTGAGGAACACATACACAGGCATAATCGGGGTGGATGAAGGCGTGATCGAGGCAGGTAGAGGCATGGGGATGACCAATTCCCAGCTGTTATTCAAAGTGGAGCTGCCGCTTGCCCTGCCGTTTATCATGGCGGGGATCCGCACCGCTACCGTGCTGACAGTAGGGGTCGCCACACTTGCCACCTTTGTAGGTGCAGGGGGACTTGGAGACCTTATTTACCGTGGACTTTCCACATGGAATAATGCACTGGTCCTTGCCGGGGCCATCCCAGCGGCACTACTGGCATTAGGTTTTGATTTCATATTAAAAATCCTGGAGAGATTGACCACACCTAAAGGATTGAAAGCACGAAAATAA
- a CDS encoding ABC transporter ATP-binding protein — MIEFQNVTKVYEDGTEAIKGIDLTIPKGKLVALIGPSGCGKTTTMKMINKLIAPSGGTIRIDGRDISETDEVELRRNIGYVIQRIGLLPHMTIEENISLIPRLKGWKKEKYEGRVDELLHLVGLEPDVYKKRYPLELSGGQQQRVGVIRALAAEPPIILMDEPFSALDPISREQLQDELKSIQNTIHKTIVFVTHDIDEALKIADVIAVMRDGKIEQIAAPADLLSEPANEFVRAFIGENRLSVHIRHKQVSDIMMDDESHFHALLEEQEYSLIPFDASIHEAARLLLSSGKPYLMVIKDDRKIGTVTSSDILKNVASEGNKEASSV, encoded by the coding sequence ATGATTGAATTCCAAAATGTCACGAAAGTCTACGAGGATGGGACAGAAGCCATAAAGGGGATCGACCTCACGATTCCTAAAGGAAAGCTTGTTGCGTTGATCGGTCCGAGCGGATGCGGGAAAACGACAACGATGAAGATGATCAATAAACTGATAGCTCCATCAGGGGGTACCATCCGGATTGATGGAAGGGACATATCAGAAACGGATGAAGTGGAACTCAGGCGGAACATCGGGTATGTCATTCAGCGGATCGGACTTCTCCCTCATATGACGATTGAAGAAAACATCAGTCTCATCCCCCGCCTAAAAGGATGGAAGAAGGAAAAGTATGAAGGAAGAGTCGATGAGCTTCTTCATCTCGTTGGACTTGAACCCGACGTATACAAGAAAAGGTATCCACTCGAATTGAGCGGTGGACAGCAGCAGCGGGTCGGGGTGATACGTGCCCTTGCAGCGGAACCACCGATCATCCTCATGGATGAACCATTCAGCGCCCTGGACCCGATCAGCAGGGAACAGCTCCAGGATGAACTGAAAAGCATTCAAAATACGATACATAAAACCATTGTGTTCGTCACTCATGATATTGATGAGGCATTAAAGATCGCGGATGTGATTGCTGTCATGCGTGATGGTAAAATCGAACAGATTGCAGCACCCGCTGACCTTCTATCAGAACCCGCCAATGAATTCGTTCGCGCCTTCATCGGTGAAAACCGACTGAGCGTTCATATACGGCATAAACAGGTATCTGACATCATGATGGATGATGAGAGTCATTTCCACGCCCTCCTTGAGGAACAGGAATACTCATTGATACCATTTGATGCCTCCATCCATGAAGCGGCAAGGCTGCTCCTGTCCTCGGGTAAACCATATCTTATGGTGATAAAAGACGACAGGAAGATCGGGACCGTCACATCCAGTGACATTCTTAAGAATGTCGCCTCAGAAGGAAATAAGGAGGCGAGTTCTGTATGA
- a CDS encoding purine/pyrimidine permease, whose translation MQILLSAFQWVAFMVAGSIAAPIAIADLFQLSPADTAGFIQRTIFVLGLASLIQALFGHKLPINEGPAGLWWGVFAIYAGFSGTLYSSHEEVLTVLQGGMIVSGVIFFILSSTGLLKRLSSLFTPTITFIYLMLLILQLSGSFIKGMFGIQHEGQSMEPLVLLGSILTILAALYFSSHKVKWIQQYSIILALIAGWLIFIIMGLSESTSVSESWFSLPHVFVFGAPVFDTGVIVTSIFITFLLTTNMIASIRVMEEVMRAKGQPTFERYTKSGFASGLNQLFGGVFSAIGSVPISGSAGFVAATRMYSIIPFIIGSGIIMVISLIPKVMNLFASLPAPVGYAVTTVIFIKMVGLALSEYRKEEDIERIHFVAGISLIVGVGAMFVPAAAFKDMPVVVASILNNGLILGTITAILVEQYIIKKSSSQ comes from the coding sequence ATGCAAATACTTTTATCAGCTTTTCAATGGGTGGCCTTCATGGTGGCGGGATCCATTGCGGCACCCATCGCGATTGCTGACTTGTTCCAATTGTCTCCTGCCGATACAGCCGGATTCATTCAGCGGACCATATTCGTTTTGGGGCTCGCGAGCCTGATCCAGGCACTCTTTGGGCATAAACTTCCGATCAATGAAGGACCGGCAGGACTATGGTGGGGTGTTTTTGCCATTTATGCAGGGTTTTCCGGAACTCTTTATAGCAGTCACGAAGAGGTTCTGACCGTACTGCAGGGAGGGATGATCGTCAGTGGGGTGATTTTTTTCATTTTGTCTTCCACAGGGCTTTTAAAGCGGTTATCTTCTTTATTCACTCCAACCATTACGTTCATTTATTTGATGCTGTTAATTCTGCAATTAAGCGGATCATTCATTAAAGGGATGTTCGGAATCCAGCATGAAGGACAATCCATGGAGCCGCTTGTCCTACTGGGAAGTATCCTGACGATCCTTGCAGCCCTATACTTTTCAAGTCATAAGGTTAAGTGGATCCAGCAATATTCCATTATCCTTGCCCTGATTGCCGGATGGCTCATATTCATCATCATGGGGCTTTCTGAGAGTACTTCCGTTTCAGAGAGCTGGTTTTCTTTACCTCATGTGTTCGTATTCGGGGCACCAGTGTTTGATACGGGTGTCATCGTGACTTCCATATTCATCACCTTCCTGTTAACGACGAATATGATCGCTTCCATACGGGTGATGGAAGAGGTGATGAGAGCAAAGGGGCAGCCTACATTTGAACGGTATACGAAAAGCGGGTTCGCATCAGGACTGAATCAGCTGTTCGGGGGAGTGTTTTCTGCTATCGGCTCCGTTCCCATTTCAGGGTCTGCAGGCTTTGTCGCAGCGACACGAATGTATTCCATCATCCCCTTCATCATAGGCAGCGGGATCATCATGGTCATCAGCCTGATTCCAAAGGTCATGAATCTGTTCGCCAGTCTCCCTGCACCTGTAGGGTATGCTGTGACGACGGTCATTTTCATCAAGATGGTCGGACTCGCACTATCCGAATATCGTAAAGAGGAAGACATAGAAAGAATCCACTTTGTGGCAGGGATCTCACTCATTGTCGGGGTCGGAGCCATGTTTGTTCCGGCAGCGGCCTTCAAGGACATGCCGGTCGTCGTCGCTTCCATTTTGAATAATGGATTGATACTCGGGACGATAACAGCAATCCTAGTGGAACAATATATCATCAAAAAGTCCAGCAGCCAATAG
- the plsY gene encoding glycerol-3-phosphate 1-O-acyltransferase PlsY — protein MIFALILILSYLLGSIPSGLLIGKTFYGKDIREHGSGNLGGTNTFRTLGVKAGMIVTIMDILKGTLATLLPLMFASDVHMLLAGVFAVIGHMYPVFANFRGGKAVATSAGVLLGYNYILFLILLAVFFICLYATKYVSLSSMIAAVLAFTYSVFTGDIPLIIVVGILTIFVIYRHRANIVRIKNKTEPKIKWL, from the coding sequence ATGATTTTTGCCCTTATACTCATACTTTCTTATTTACTGGGTTCCATTCCATCAGGTTTATTGATCGGTAAGACGTTCTATGGCAAAGATATCCGTGAACATGGGAGCGGAAACCTCGGGGGAACGAACACGTTCAGGACCCTGGGTGTGAAAGCCGGTATGATTGTCACGATCATGGATATTCTCAAAGGAACCCTGGCCACTTTGCTGCCATTGATGTTTGCAAGTGACGTACATATGCTGCTTGCAGGGGTATTTGCCGTCATTGGTCATATGTATCCCGTTTTCGCAAACTTCAGGGGAGGAAAGGCAGTGGCAACCTCTGCTGGTGTCCTTCTAGGATACAATTATATTCTTTTCTTGATCTTACTGGCTGTCTTTTTTATTTGCTTGTATGCAACGAAATATGTGTCCCTATCATCTATGATTGCAGCGGTACTTGCCTTTACGTACTCGGTCTTCACTGGCGATATTCCACTCATCATTGTTGTTGGCATCCTGACCATCTTTGTCATCTACAGACACAGGGCAAATATTGTCCGGATCAAAAATAAAACCGAACCGAAAATTAAATGGCTTTAG